The following proteins come from a genomic window of Candidatus Margulisiibacteriota bacterium:
- a CDS encoding response regulator has translation MAKSVLVIEDFPATLSMFKQIIETAGYEFQGVETGEKALEVLARKKFDLILLDIMLPRVDGFEVARRARTSRFNRATPIIALTAFDVADITNRCRAAGINDVFLKPFEVDNLIDVINKHLMAP, from the coding sequence ATGGCTAAATCGGTCCTCGTTATTGAAGATTTCCCGGCAACCCTTTCCATGTTCAAACAGATTATTGAAACGGCCGGCTACGAGTTTCAAGGGGTCGAGACCGGGGAAAAGGCCTTAGAAGTTTTGGCCAGGAAAAAGTTTGATCTTATCCTGCTTGATATTATGTTGCCAAGGGTCGATGGATTTGAGGTCGCGAGACGCGCCAGAACAAGTCGTTTTAACAGAGCCACTCCAATTATCGCTTTAACCGCCTTTGATGTTGCTGATATTACCAACAGGTGCCGGGCGGCCGGAATTAACGATGTTTTCTTGAAGCCATTTGAAGTTGACAATCTGATAGACGTTATCAATAAGCATCTGATGGCGCCATGA
- a CDS encoding AAA family ATPase, with protein MKSTRDNRLAVGLFLLLFFSAAPAFPTTIDELYDQAVNQYFIGNNDEAIKNLNEVLKYEPNNAKARSFLSEIQGTGEKPTPPPAPIPKTVATPVPTPVPTPKPVIAPRPRRAAPEKKDADLQQQAKNARALQLFLAAKESFTGGRPIEAINYLLQIESIIPNYPDSKLLLAEIQAKISLEAAAPVDLPQKTNDLTYVVAPYLAVFAALVMLLIYKLISNWRLARLTRCDECGTFNPRDAEFCKKCGYRLKLPDLTDTQKSWFSKFDWQKNPFTLSIIPDTYAGHQTEISMIIEKINTASGHILVIGGLGTGKSTLLQWLEKNLKKRFETIYVIRPPSRPDELIDLVSATITKKTTHTKKYTIYEFQEFCRASKRPIIIFLDEAHEFNEEFEQFIRTLGDLQNVTLVMAGLPQAREKLKRDLPALFDRIVESILLGSLSLEETKDLLQKRISNAGGKGLGPFTTTAVEKIFDLSYGIPRGILKISDWVITQAMRAGKNVIDAPDVAAYKNEIELANPGQNIIRENNNG; from the coding sequence ATGAAAAGCACACGCGATAACCGGCTAGCGGTCGGCCTGTTTTTATTACTATTTTTTTCCGCGGCCCCCGCTTTCCCAACCACCATCGACGAGCTCTATGATCAGGCCGTCAACCAGTATTTTATCGGCAACAACGATGAAGCAATTAAAAACTTGAATGAGGTTTTGAAGTACGAGCCAAACAACGCCAAAGCACGGTCTTTCCTCAGTGAAATTCAAGGGACAGGGGAAAAGCCAACCCCACCCCCGGCTCCAATCCCAAAGACAGTCGCGACCCCTGTCCCGACTCCTGTCCCGACACCAAAGCCAGTAATCGCGCCGCGGCCGCGCCGCGCCGCGCCAGAGAAAAAAGACGCTGATCTTCAACAACAGGCCAAGAACGCCCGAGCGTTGCAACTCTTTCTGGCGGCAAAAGAAAGTTTTACCGGCGGCCGGCCGATCGAGGCGATCAATTACCTGTTACAAATCGAATCAATTATCCCCAATTATCCTGATTCAAAATTATTGTTGGCCGAAATCCAAGCGAAAATTTCCCTGGAAGCCGCCGCGCCGGTCGATTTACCCCAAAAAACCAATGATCTTACTTACGTTGTCGCTCCCTACTTAGCGGTTTTTGCCGCGCTGGTTATGTTGTTAATATACAAGCTGATTTCCAACTGGCGGCTGGCCAGGCTTACACGCTGTGATGAATGCGGCACTTTCAATCCCAGAGACGCGGAATTTTGCAAAAAATGCGGTTATCGCCTGAAGCTTCCTGATCTGACCGATACCCAAAAGAGCTGGTTTTCTAAATTTGATTGGCAGAAAAATCCTTTTACCTTAAGCATTATTCCGGACACTTACGCCGGACATCAAACTGAAATCTCAATGATCATCGAAAAAATAAATACCGCCAGCGGCCATATTTTAGTAATTGGCGGCCTGGGGACCGGCAAGTCAACCTTATTGCAGTGGCTGGAGAAAAACCTGAAAAAACGCTTTGAAACCATTTATGTTATTCGCCCCCCCAGCCGACCGGATGAATTAATCGACCTGGTTTCCGCAACAATCACCAAAAAAACGACCCATACCAAAAAGTACACCATTTATGAGTTTCAGGAGTTCTGTCGGGCCAGCAAACGCCCGATAATCATCTTCCTTGACGAAGCCCACGAGTTTAACGAGGAATTCGAGCAGTTCATCAGGACTCTGGGCGACCTGCAAAATGTCACGCTGGTCATGGCTGGTTTGCCTCAAGCGCGGGAAAAACTAAAACGCGACCTTCCCGCTTTGTTTGATCGGATCGTGGAAAGCATCCTGCTCGGCTCGCTTTCTCTGGAAGAAACTAAAGATCTACTGCAAAAAAGGATTTCCAACGCCGGCGGGAAAGGGCTGGGACCTTTTACCACCACCGCGGTTGAAAAAATATTCGACCTAAGTTACGGCATTCCCCGCGGCATTCTTAAGATCAGCGATTGGGTTATTACCCAGGCGATGCGAGCCGGCAAAAATGTTATCGACGCTCCAGACGTCGCGGCTTACAAGAATGAAATTGAGCTGGCCAATCCCGGACAAAATATCATAAGGGAGAACAATAATGGCTAA
- a CDS encoding PorV/PorQ family protein, with the protein MKKNALFYIVCFLWGTAAFAAPGSGSGVEFLKLGAGARPLAMGNAFTAQPGDLSAIFFNPAGLSQLILPEAMTLYGQSFGSTAYQAAAVAYPTNIGTVGLGYLSFGSGDIQGYDQNGALTSSFNTYSYGFNLSLARKLNTDLSIGGGVRLISERLEGSAATTLALDAGLLYKANSVLNLGLAVINYGPGLKFISDTTPLPTAYRLATGWTIPFYNAPLKVNTDIVFYPDTTRFNVGAEYLVKNLLAVRLGSDGGLPRAGIGLAADRFSFDYAYLSHQELGGAHQFSLGILLDSPAKIKTATSPYYELLSAGKKSYDKGEYLDALVLFSRVLEMNPDNSDALALQKEAQNKLERQLTEKGRADSLIYLGEAMKSVVNRQYKTALEQVKRALAKDPDNEQAQNLKKKLEFILSLDKKN; encoded by the coding sequence ATGAAAAAGAACGCGCTGTTCTATATTGTCTGCTTCCTTTGGGGAACGGCCGCCTTTGCCGCGCCCGGGTCCGGCTCCGGTGTGGAATTTTTAAAGCTTGGAGCGGGGGCAAGGCCTCTGGCCATGGGGAACGCTTTTACCGCGCAACCCGGCGATCTTTCAGCCATTTTTTTCAATCCTGCCGGATTAAGCCAGCTAATTCTCCCGGAAGCTATGACCCTGTACGGGCAATCTTTTGGTTCGACCGCCTACCAGGCCGCGGCAGTCGCTTATCCAACGAACATAGGAACGGTTGGGCTCGGTTATTTATCGTTTGGCTCCGGCGATATCCAGGGGTATGACCAGAACGGCGCCTTAACCTCTTCATTTAACACTTATTCTTATGGGTTTAACCTCTCGCTGGCGAGAAAGCTCAATACCGACCTCTCGATTGGGGGCGGGGTCAGATTGATTTCGGAACGGCTGGAGGGAAGCGCCGCGACAACCCTGGCGCTTGACGCCGGATTACTGTATAAAGCTAACTCCGTCCTTAATTTGGGCCTGGCGGTCATTAACTACGGACCTGGTTTGAAGTTCATTTCCGACACCACCCCCCTGCCGACCGCCTACCGGCTGGCGACCGGCTGGACTATTCCCTTTTATAACGCCCCCCTCAAGGTTAATACTGACATCGTTTTTTATCCCGACACGACCAGGTTCAATGTTGGAGCCGAATATCTGGTTAAAAATCTTTTAGCCGTCCGGCTCGGCAGTGACGGCGGTCTGCCGCGCGCCGGGATCGGCCTGGCGGCCGACCGGTTTTCGTTTGACTACGCTTATTTGAGCCATCAGGAGCTGGGGGGGGCGCATCAGTTCAGCCTTGGCATTCTCCTGGATTCTCCGGCCAAGATTAAGACCGCGACTTCCCCTTATTACGAACTTCTCTCCGCCGGAAAAAAGAGCTATGATAAGGGGGAGTATTTGGACGCGCTGGTCCTCTTCTCCAGAGTGCTGGAAATGAACCCGGACAACAGCGACGCCCTGGCCCTGCAAAAAGAAGCCCAAAACAAACTGGAAAGACAGCTGACCGAAAAGGGCCGGGCCGATTCGCTTATTTACCTTGGCGAAGCGATGAAATCGGTCGTCAATCGGCAGTACAAAACCGCGCTGGAACAGGTCAAACGGGCGCTGGCAAAAGACCCGGACAACGAACAGGCTCAAAACTTAAAAAAGAAATTAGAATTTATACTTTCCCTTGATAAAAAGAACTAA
- a CDS encoding Ig-like domain-containing protein, translating to MGADNTHYFSATAPTADRIQALQSDGFQVGSDAEVNLNGQTYYYFTFKAGADSLTIESYTGDGVDNRSIALGFKPDLVWVKQSAAANVAVMRNNRNYGDETQLFSATANAVDHIQTLEASGFSVGTNARVNANASVYYCVGFRGVPTTTPSGVFRMISGSYVGNGASQSIADLPFQPELVIIKSDSTGAAVFSSPMMASDSTATFATAAVNFVNGIVSRNNTGFTVGANAAVNSLAVTYRWIAFSGSGSSNFTVGAYTGTGLDNRSITGLGFTPDLVVVKRNAASLGVFKTSAIAGDATAYFSATADTADRVQSLETDGFQIGANAEVNTAASTYFYFAFKNTTGQCTVGAYTGNGIDNRSISGLGFRPGLAWIKRPELTSGAVQKARNLSGDSAQYFTATANALDMVQALETDGFQVGTNATVNANLVDYRYAAWKSTSTRLACAVQPTSAVAGTIISPSVQVIIQDADGNTDTADNSTPVTIAIANNPGGGTLAGTLTKTAAAGIVTFNDLSINKTGTGYTLNASASGLTSAITDSFNISPATAAQVVFSVQPATTPANSVITPEVQVLIQDALGNNIVSDSSTQVTVSLGSNPAGGTLAGTLTKTATNGTVVFNDLSSNNPGSGYTLTANASGLTAAVSNAFTISPPPNITTLTPTSGAINIRPNATLAIQFSQVMDQPSTINALTLKAIRDNNAVSLESPAVSGSSTWDASGQTLYFTPLAAMEKGYTYQATISTNAKNADLGALATAESWSFTVTYDQAAANTFYSSDGKVRVVLAGGALPVDGLVDINQNPITQPRFVDPAKITLANSKAGGAGSITELNAFDAYGSRVSTSFASSVTLTFFYDDLDNDGVIDGTTPPVPAANLMIYRLDESHGLWVRLPGSTVDLVNHLVSAPITGFSVYALMATSATDSSAVFTFPNPYKPSLGHSSITFSNIPTQGVIKIFTLSGDLVKTISNTSNGQFNWDARNEAGELLTSGLYFYVVKATGGTSTGKLVIIR from the coding sequence ATGGGGGCCGATAACACCCACTATTTTTCGGCTACCGCCCCGACCGCTGACAGGATTCAGGCTTTGCAGAGCGATGGTTTTCAGGTTGGGAGTGACGCTGAAGTCAACCTGAACGGCCAGACCTATTACTACTTCACCTTTAAAGCCGGGGCGGACAGTCTGACCATCGAAAGCTACACCGGTGACGGAGTAGATAACCGCTCAATTGCTCTGGGCTTCAAACCGGATCTTGTCTGGGTAAAACAATCAGCCGCCGCCAATGTCGCCGTCATGCGCAACAATCGGAATTATGGCGACGAAACCCAATTGTTCTCCGCTACCGCCAATGCGGTTGATCATATCCAGACATTAGAAGCCAGCGGCTTCTCGGTCGGAACTAACGCCAGGGTCAACGCCAACGCCAGTGTTTATTACTGCGTCGGCTTCAGGGGGGTGCCAACCACAACCCCCAGCGGAGTTTTCCGGATGATCAGCGGCTCCTATGTAGGGAACGGCGCCAGTCAGTCGATTGCCGACCTGCCGTTCCAGCCGGAACTGGTGATAATAAAATCAGACTCAACCGGCGCCGCGGTCTTTTCCTCCCCTATGATGGCTTCTGATTCGACCGCTACTTTTGCCACCGCCGCGGTAAATTTCGTCAATGGAATAGTCTCGCGTAATAACACTGGTTTCACCGTTGGGGCGAACGCGGCTGTTAACAGCCTGGCGGTCACCTACCGCTGGATCGCTTTCAGCGGCTCCGGGTCCAGCAATTTCACGGTTGGCGCTTACACCGGGACCGGACTCGATAACCGCTCCATCACTGGGCTGGGCTTTACCCCAGATCTCGTCGTGGTCAAGAGGAATGCCGCTTCGCTTGGCGTTTTCAAAACATCCGCCATCGCCGGCGACGCGACCGCGTATTTCTCGGCCACGGCCGATACCGCCGATCGCGTCCAGTCGCTGGAAACGGACGGCTTTCAAATTGGCGCCAACGCCGAAGTCAACACCGCCGCCTCCACTTATTTTTATTTTGCTTTTAAAAACACCACCGGCCAATGCACTGTTGGGGCATATACCGGAAATGGCATTGATAACCGCTCGATCAGCGGACTGGGCTTTCGGCCCGGACTCGCCTGGATCAAGAGACCGGAACTCACCAGCGGAGCGGTCCAAAAAGCCAGGAATTTGAGCGGCGACAGCGCTCAATATTTCACCGCGACCGCCAACGCTCTTGACATGGTGCAGGCTCTGGAGACCGACGGTTTCCAAGTTGGGACCAACGCGACGGTTAATGCCAACCTGGTCGACTACCGCTACGCCGCCTGGAAATCGACTTCAACCCGGCTTGCCTGTGCAGTTCAGCCGACAAGCGCCGTCGCTGGGACCATTATTTCTCCTTCGGTTCAAGTAATAATCCAGGACGCGGACGGAAACACCGACACGGCGGATAACAGCACCCCGGTCACGATCGCCATTGCCAATAATCCCGGCGGTGGAACGCTCGCCGGGACGCTGACAAAAACCGCCGCGGCCGGAATCGTAACTTTCAACGACCTTAGCATCAACAAAACCGGGACCGGTTATACGCTAAACGCTTCAGCGTCCGGTTTAACTTCAGCCATAACCGACTCCTTTAACATCTCTCCCGCCACGGCCGCCCAGGTCGTTTTTTCCGTCCAGCCGGCAACCACCCCGGCCAATTCCGTCATCACCCCGGAAGTTCAGGTCTTAATCCAGGATGCGTTGGGCAACAATATTGTTTCCGACAGCTCCACCCAGGTAACCGTTAGCCTCGGCAGTAACCCGGCCGGCGGCACACTGGCCGGAACTTTGACTAAAACAGCAACCAATGGAACCGTTGTTTTTAATGATTTATCAAGCAATAATCCCGGCTCCGGTTATACGCTGACCGCCAACGCGAGCGGTTTGACCGCGGCTGTTTCCAACGCCTTCACTATCTCCCCACCCCCAAATATCACAACTCTGACGCCAACCAGCGGCGCGATCAACATCCGTCCCAACGCCACCCTTGCCATCCAGTTCAGCCAGGTGATGGACCAGCCGTCAACAATAAACGCCCTGACCTTAAAAGCGATCCGCGATAACAATGCCGTTTCGTTAGAATCGCCGGCGGTTTCGGGAAGTTCCACCTGGGACGCCTCGGGCCAGACGCTTTATTTCACACCGTTGGCCGCCATGGAAAAAGGCTACACCTATCAGGCGACGATCTCAACTAACGCGAAAAACGCCGATCTGGGCGCGCTGGCAACCGCTGAAAGCTGGTCTTTTACCGTTACTTACGACCAGGCGGCGGCCAACACCTTCTACAGCAGTGATGGTAAAGTGCGGGTTGTTTTGGCGGGCGGGGCGTTGCCTGTCGACGGCCTGGTTGATATCAACCAGAACCCGATCACTCAACCTCGGTTTGTCGACCCGGCTAAGATCACGCTGGCAAACAGCAAAGCGGGCGGCGCGGGATCAATCACCGAACTCAACGCGTTTGATGCCTATGGATCACGAGTTTCGACCAGTTTTGCCTCATCAGTTACCCTGACCTTCTTCTATGATGATCTTGACAACGATGGAGTTATTGACGGAACAACCCCACCGGTCCCGGCCGCCAATTTGATGATCTACCGGCTCGATGAAAGCCACGGCCTCTGGGTCCGTCTTCCCGGTTCGACTGTCGACCTGGTTAATCACCTGGTCTCCGCTCCGATCACCGGTTTTTCAGTCTACGCTCTGATGGCGACTTCAGCCACTGATTCCAGCGCGGTCTTCACCTTTCCCAACCCCTATAAACCATCGCTCGGACACTCCTCTATAACTTTTAGCAACATTCCGACCCAGGGAGTGATCAAGATCTTCACCCTCTCCGGCGACCTGGTAAAAACGATCAGCAACACCAGCAATGGACAATTTAACTGGGATGCCAGGAATGAAGCCGGTGAACTATTGACCTCCGGCCTCTATTTTTATGTCGTTAAAGCGACTGGCGGGACTTCGACAGGAAAATTGGTAATTATCAGATGA